The sequence CTACGCCCTTCACTCATGGGTAACATGGCTAATGGACCAAATTCGGTAAAACGTTCAAATGCTTTACCTTGGGGATCGATTTGCGTTTTAACATTAGCGATCATAGCCACTTGATGATAAGGCTCTCGCTGCCATTGAATATGGCACTGGTGACCAACAGGTGAGTGTGTACCATCAGCAGCAATCAGTAAATCACCCGATAATTGTGTACCATCATCAAGTGTTACCTTAACAACATCAATATTACGTTGAACCTGCTCAACTTTAGCGGGGCAATAAAGTGTGATATTGGATTGTTTTTTTAACTTAGCAAAAAGCTGACGTCCTGCATCATGCAATTCAATAACATAACCCAGTGCTGAGATATCATAGTCTTGTGCATAAATATTAACAAAACCACAATGACCTTTATCAGAGACATGAACATGATTAATGGGAGTGACAAAAGGTTTTAATGTTGACCAAAGCCCGATTTGCTCTAACCGTTTCGCTGTTCCATGCGCTAATGCGATCGCTCTTGCATCAAACCCAGGGTGCCCATTGTCAGGCTCTCTTGCTTCAATTAACGATATTGAAATTTTACCTTTATTTAATGCAGAGAGTGCCAGTGCTAATGTCGCCCCTGCCATTCCACCACCCACAATAATCACATTCATGCTGATTTTAGCCTTAAATTTTTCCTGCCATCAGAGCTTCAATTTCATCAGGATCTTTAACGACAGATGCCGTTAAATTCTCATTACCTGTTTCCGTGATAACAATGTCATCTTCAATACGAATACCAATACCACGATACTCTTGTGGTACATCTGCATCTGGCGCAATGTAAAGTCCAGGTTCAATGGTCAATACCATGCCCGGCTCTAAAATACGATCGCGCTCCACGCCATAATGTCCAACATCATGAACATCAAGGCCTAACCAATGACTTAAGCTATGCATAAAGAAACGCTGATAGGCTTTTGTCTCAATAAGATGCTCAATTTCACCGTGCATAATGCCCAGTTTAACCAGCCCTTCGACCATGATATACACGACATGCTCAGTCACTTCTTTGATACTTGTACCTGGTTTGTACAATTCCAAAGAAACATTGATGGATTTTAAGACAATGTCATAAATTTCGCGTTGTTGACGGCTAAATTTACCATTAACAGGAAAAGTACGAGTGATATCACCTGCATAACCTTCATATTCACAACCAGCATCAATAAGAACTAAATCTCCATCACGCATTTTAGCTTCATTTTCGGTGTAGTGCAGAATACAACCATTTTCACCGCTACCGACAATACTGTTATAAGAAGGGAAACGTGCACCATGAGAGACAAACTCATGTTCAATCTCACCTTGAAGTTGGTACTCATACATACCTGGCTGACATTTTTGCATCGCTCGCGTATGTGCTAATGCGGTAATTTTTCCAGCTTTGCGCAGTAATTCAAGTTCAAAATCAGATTTAAATAGGCGTTGTTCATGAACAATTGGACGCCAATCAATAAGAGTTTGAGGTGCTTTTAAGTTACGACGAGAACCTTTTCTTAAGGTTTCTAACGCACCAAAGACTATCTCATCAGCAAACGCATATTCACCTTGAGCATGATAAACAACATCTAACCCGTTTAGTAATTGGTAAAGTTGTTCATTCGCATCTTCATAAGGTAACGCCTT comes from Proteus vulgaris and encodes:
- the pepP gene encoding Xaa-Pro aminopeptidase, with translation MNKQEFLSRRQALLAQMKPASAAIFFAAPPAQRNADSEYPYRQHSDFLYLTGFSEPEAILVLIKSDETHNHSVLFNRVRDLTAEIWFGRRLGQEAAPEKLGVDKALPYEDANEQLYQLLNGLDVVYHAQGEYAFADEIVFGALETLRKGSRRNLKAPQTLIDWRPIVHEQRLFKSDFELELLRKAGKITALAHTRAMQKCQPGMYEYQLQGEIEHEFVSHGARFPSYNSIVGSGENGCILHYTENEAKMRDGDLVLIDAGCEYEGYAGDITRTFPVNGKFSRQQREIYDIVLKSINVSLELYKPGTSIKEVTEHVVYIMVEGLVKLGIMHGEIEHLIETKAYQRFFMHSLSHWLGLDVHDVGHYGVERDRILEPGMVLTIEPGLYIAPDADVPQEYRGIGIRIEDDIVITETGNENLTASVVKDPDEIEALMAGKI
- the ubiH gene encoding 2-octaprenyl-6-methoxyphenyl hydroxylase, with translation MNVIIVGGGMAGATLALALSALNKGKISISLIEAREPDNGHPGFDARAIALAHGTAKRLEQIGLWSTLKPFVTPINHVHVSDKGHCGFVNIYAQDYDISALGYVIELHDAGRQLFAKLKKQSNITLYCPAKVEQVQRNIDVVKVTLDDGTQLSGDLLIAADGTHSPVGHQCHIQWQREPYHQVAMIANVKTQIDPQGKAFERFTEFGPLAMLPMSEGRSSLVWCHPIEKWDEVSQWDDETTIAHLQRDFGWRLGKIEHIGKRNCYPLVLQKANQIIGHRLALVGNASQTLHPIAGQGFNLGLRDVMALANTITQSINANIDIGSYRVLSQYQQIRQQDREKTISITDGLVKVFANRCVPLIVSRNLGLMTMELLPMMRDKLAHQTLGWTD